From one Cucurbita pepo subsp. pepo cultivar mu-cu-16 chromosome LG17, ASM280686v2, whole genome shotgun sequence genomic stretch:
- the LOC111778658 gene encoding protein BPS1, chloroplastic-like, translating to MSRPQTPPRQFFPFGNPFRMISPKGSNLPSKLAAILNAFERSLAERLRKLHPSSKDDVLSLSWMKLAMELLCETHSDIKTLIKELDLPVPDWNEKWIDVYLDISVKLLDICNAISSELSHLNQSNLMLRCVTHNLDSAESKRLTRARASLGQWRLNISSSNSRIKNCCTILDSLGESLDLPKVKNSAKGKVLMLALYGVKVQTVFMCSVFASAFLGSPKLFDLKIADTYSWGQTFSSLQNDVNNEIRSTYSHGKFTPLKELEAIDQCVANLHKIIPENPEVEEAKPLENAVSELQGKAEKLSEDLHLLTNEVDSFFQIVLAGRDALLSSLRDSETIWS from the coding sequence ATGAGCCGCCCACAGACTCCCCCCAGACAATTTTTCCCCTTTGGTAACCCATTCCGCATGATATCTCCAAAAGGTTCGAATTTGCCTTCTAAACTTGCTGCAATATTGAATGCTTTTGAGAGAAGCCTAGCTGAAAGACTAAGAAAGCTCCATCCTTCAAGTAAAGATGACGTTCTTAGCCTTTCATGGATGAAATTAGCAATGGAGTTGCTTTGTGAAACTCACAGTGATATTAAAACTCTTATCAAGGAGTTAGATCTCCCAGTGCCGGACTGGAATGAAAAGTGGATCGATGTCTATTTGGACATCAGTGTGAAATTGCTTGACATCTGTAATGCTATTAGCTCAGAGCTTTCACACTTGAACCAAAGCAACCTCATGCTTCGATGTGTCACCCATAATTTGGATTCTGCCGAGTCAAAGCGACTCACTCGAGCCCGTGCTTCCTTAGGTCAATGGAGACTGAACATCAGCTCCTCAAATTCTAGAATTAAGAATTGTTGTACAATCCTAGACAGCCTTGGAGAATCACTTGATCTTCCAAAAGTAAAGAACTCAGCCAAAGGTAAGGTTCTGATGCTCGCTTTATACGGGGTGAAGGTACAGACAGTTTTTATGTGCAGTGTCTTTGCCTCAGCCTTCCTAGGTTCCCCAAAACTGTTTGATCTGAAAATTGCTGATACATATTCATGGGGACAAACTTTCTCCTCCTTGCAAAATGAtgtaaataatgaaattagaaGTACATACTCACATGGAAAGTTTACCCCCCTGAAGGAGCTTGAAGCTATCGACCAATGTGTGGCCAATCTTCATAAAATAATCCCGGAGAATCCAGAAGTTGAAGAAGCTAAACCGCTGGAAAACGCTGTATCGGAGTTGCAAGGAAAGGCCGAGAAACTTTCAGAAGATCTTCATTTGCTTACTAATGAAGTGGACAGCTTTTTCCAGATCGTTTTGGCAGGACGTGATGCTCTGCTATCTAGCCTGAGGGATTCAGAAACCATATGGAGCTGA